Proteins encoded within one genomic window of Couchioplanes caeruleus:
- a CDS encoding lysophospholipid acyltransferase family protein — MLLPRLARAMLVPLTHAAFRPDVEGREHIPRDGAVILAANHLSFLDSFLIPLVAPRPVAFLAKQEYFTGQGPRGWLTRTTLTAVGAVAVPRGAHRAAQEALETALRVLKDGRAFGIHPEGSRSRDGRLYRGRTGVAWLALASGAPVVPVAVLGTDRVQPVGARLPRPGRVTVRFGEPLRFGPPVGTAARARREATDHIMDAIAALSGQERADEYNALSGTH; from the coding sequence ATGCTGCTGCCCCGCCTGGCCCGGGCCATGCTCGTTCCGCTGACCCACGCCGCCTTCCGCCCCGACGTCGAGGGCCGCGAGCACATTCCCCGCGACGGCGCCGTCATCCTGGCCGCGAATCACCTGTCCTTTCTGGACAGCTTCCTCATCCCCCTGGTGGCGCCGCGCCCGGTGGCGTTCCTGGCCAAGCAGGAGTACTTCACCGGGCAGGGGCCGCGAGGATGGCTGACCCGGACCACGCTGACCGCTGTCGGCGCCGTCGCCGTGCCCCGCGGTGCGCACCGGGCGGCGCAGGAGGCGCTGGAGACCGCCCTGCGGGTCCTCAAGGACGGGCGCGCGTTCGGCATCCACCCCGAGGGCAGCCGGTCCCGCGACGGACGGCTCTACCGCGGGCGGACCGGGGTGGCGTGGCTGGCGCTCGCCTCGGGCGCCCCGGTCGTGCCCGTCGCCGTGCTCGGCACCGACCGGGTGCAGCCCGTCGGCGCCCGGCTGCCGCGGCCCGGCCGGGTGACCGTCCGCTTCGGCGAGCCGCTGCGCTTCGGCCCGCCGGTGGGCACCGCCGCGCGGGCCCGCCGCGAGGCGACGGACCACATCATGGACGCGATCGCCGCCCTGTCCGGCCAGGAACGGGCCGACGAGTACAACGCCCTCTCCGGTACGCACTAA
- a CDS encoding TIGR03885 family FMN-dependent LLM class oxidoreductase: MTDYGIHCSHEQIPPAELLAAVVAAERAGFDAAMCSDHFSPWSERQGQSAFAWSWLGAALQATNLSFGVVNAPGQRYHPAIIAQAVATLGAMFPGRFWAALGTGEYSNEHITGGPWPRKEVRNARLLECVGVIRDLLDGAEVSHDGLVTVDRARLWTRPETPPPLIGAAVSTETAAWCAGWADGLVTVNAPEEQLRAMIAAYRDAGGRGPLCLQVHLSWAPTEAEAEAIAYEQWRSNVFAPPVCWDLELAEHFDVISEQVPLARVREVVNISADLDRHVQWLRDYAALGFERIYLHHVGQDLTGFVETFGAKVLPVLR, from the coding sequence ATGACGGACTACGGCATCCACTGTTCCCACGAGCAGATTCCGCCGGCCGAGCTGCTCGCCGCGGTCGTCGCCGCGGAGCGGGCCGGCTTCGACGCCGCGATGTGTTCCGACCACTTCTCGCCCTGGAGCGAGCGGCAGGGCCAGTCCGCCTTCGCCTGGTCGTGGCTCGGCGCCGCGCTGCAGGCCACCAACCTGTCCTTCGGCGTGGTGAACGCGCCCGGCCAGCGTTACCACCCGGCGATCATCGCTCAGGCCGTCGCGACCCTCGGCGCGATGTTCCCCGGCCGGTTCTGGGCGGCGCTGGGCACCGGCGAGTACAGCAACGAGCACATCACCGGCGGGCCGTGGCCGCGCAAGGAGGTGCGCAACGCCCGGCTGCTCGAATGCGTCGGCGTCATCCGCGACCTGCTCGACGGCGCCGAGGTCAGCCACGACGGGCTGGTCACCGTCGACCGGGCTCGCCTGTGGACGCGGCCCGAGACTCCGCCGCCGCTGATCGGGGCGGCGGTCAGCACCGAGACCGCCGCCTGGTGCGCCGGCTGGGCCGACGGGCTCGTCACGGTCAACGCGCCCGAGGAGCAGCTACGTGCCATGATCGCGGCGTACCGGGACGCCGGTGGCCGCGGGCCGCTCTGCCTGCAGGTGCATCTGAGCTGGGCGCCGACCGAGGCCGAGGCCGAGGCGATCGCGTACGAGCAGTGGCGCAGCAACGTCTTCGCGCCGCCGGTGTGCTGGGACCTCGAGCTGGCCGAGCACTTCGACGTGATCTCCGAGCAGGTCCCGCTCGCGCGGGTGCGTGAGGTCGTCAACATCTCCGCGGACCTGGACCGCCATGTGCAGTGGCTGCGCGACTATGCCGCCCTGGGGTTCGAGCGGATCTACCTGCACCACGTGGGGCAGGACCTGACCGGGTTCGTCGAGACCTTCGGTGCCAAGGTCCTGCCCGTTCTGCGTTAG
- a CDS encoding GAF domain-containing sensor histidine kinase produces MNEPPSLGLTPLSRVRLDELLQEMLDRVGEVVASRERLRALLDAVVGISTDLDLRSTLQRIVESACALAGARYGALGVLAPDRRQLSDFITHGIDPADRAKIGDLPHGRGVLGLLISDPHPVRLPDITRHPRSYGFPPHHPPMHSFLGVPVRTRDQIFGNLYLAEKQGGTEFTDDDEELVVALAAAAGVAVDNARLFALARRRERWLSAAAEITSVLLGTVRRKEALQLIARRAREIAEAELVLVLLADPGDGRYTIEVADGADAMVGRVLDVDVDALGDMSLAEVADWPAPVPDGPALAAPLAGADLPQGVLIVAGAWFGGHDDAALLESFAGQAALALERARAQEERELLVVLEDRERIARDLHDVVIQRLFATGMQLQGVAPHALHPEAAARVNAAVDDLDATIRDIRRSIFELRAPAGASLRTELRDAVEAAAGALGFRPSLDVSGPVDSAVPDDVVPELLAVLREALSNVARHARASAVRVSVRAAGGEVTIRVEDDGVGTDPAAARGGLVNMGERARDLGGTFDVAAAPAGGTVLTWRVPLGP; encoded by the coding sequence ATGAACGAGCCGCCCTCGCTCGGGCTCACCCCGCTGTCCCGGGTACGCCTGGACGAGCTGTTGCAGGAGATGCTCGACCGGGTCGGCGAGGTCGTCGCCAGTCGCGAACGCCTGCGCGCCCTGCTCGACGCGGTCGTCGGCATCAGCACCGACCTCGACCTGCGCAGCACCCTGCAGCGCATCGTCGAGTCCGCGTGCGCGCTGGCCGGCGCCCGCTACGGCGCGCTGGGCGTGCTGGCCCCGGACCGCCGGCAGCTCTCCGACTTCATCACCCACGGCATCGACCCGGCCGACCGGGCGAAGATCGGCGACCTGCCGCACGGCCGGGGCGTCCTGGGCCTGCTCATCAGCGACCCCCATCCGGTACGGCTGCCGGACATCACCCGCCATCCCCGCTCGTACGGCTTCCCGCCGCACCACCCGCCGATGCACAGCTTCCTGGGCGTGCCGGTCCGCACCCGTGACCAGATCTTCGGCAACCTGTACCTCGCCGAGAAGCAGGGCGGCACCGAGTTCACCGACGACGACGAGGAGCTCGTGGTCGCGCTCGCGGCCGCCGCCGGCGTCGCCGTCGACAACGCCCGGCTGTTCGCCCTCGCCCGGCGCCGGGAACGCTGGCTGTCCGCCGCCGCCGAGATCACCTCGGTACTGCTCGGCACCGTCCGCCGCAAGGAGGCCCTGCAGCTCATCGCCCGGCGCGCCCGCGAGATCGCCGAGGCCGAGCTGGTGCTGGTCCTGCTCGCGGACCCGGGCGACGGCCGCTACACCATCGAGGTCGCCGACGGCGCGGACGCCATGGTCGGCCGGGTGCTCGACGTCGACGTCGACGCGCTGGGGGACATGAGCCTGGCGGAGGTCGCCGACTGGCCGGCGCCGGTGCCGGACGGCCCCGCGCTGGCTGCGCCGTTGGCCGGCGCCGACCTGCCGCAGGGTGTGCTGATCGTCGCCGGGGCCTGGTTCGGCGGCCACGACGACGCGGCCCTGCTCGAAAGTTTCGCGGGGCAGGCCGCGCTGGCGTTGGAACGCGCCCGCGCCCAGGAGGAGCGCGAGCTGCTCGTGGTCCTGGAGGATCGGGAGCGGATCGCGCGCGATCTGCACGACGTCGTCATCCAGCGGCTCTTCGCCACCGGCATGCAGTTGCAGGGCGTCGCGCCGCACGCGCTGCACCCCGAGGCCGCCGCGCGTGTCAACGCCGCCGTGGACGACCTCGACGCCACCATCCGCGACATCCGCCGGTCGATCTTCGAGCTGCGCGCGCCGGCCGGCGCGTCGCTGCGCACCGAGCTGCGCGACGCGGTCGAGGCGGCGGCCGGCGCCCTCGGCTTCCGGCCCAGCCTCGACGTGTCCGGCCCGGTCGACAGCGCGGTCCCCGACGACGTGGTGCCCGAGCTGCTCGCCGTGCTCCGCGAGGCGCTGTCCAACGTCGCGCGGCATGCCCGGGCGTCCGCCGTACGCGTATCCGTGCGCGCCGCCGGCGGCGAGGTGACGATCCGGGTCGAGGACGACGGCGTGGGCACCGACCCGGCGGCCGCCCGCGGCGGCCTGGTCAACATGGGCGAGCGCGCCCGCGACCTCGGCGGCACCTTCGATGTCGCGGCCGCTCCCGCCGGCGGCACGGTGCTGACCTGGCGGGTGCCCTTGGGGCCCTGA
- a CDS encoding response regulator → MIRVFLLDDHEVVRRGLADLLHAAGDIEVVGESGSAPEAARRIPALRPDVAVLDARLPDGSGIDVCRDVRAVDSSIKGLILTSYEDDEALFAAIMAGASGYVLKQIRGTDLVDAVRRVAAGQSLLDPAVTQRVLERIRHGVEQPRELASLTDQERRILEYVAEGLTNREIAGKMFLAEKTVKNYVSSLLAKLGLERRTQAAVLATRLLGEHPR, encoded by the coding sequence ATGATCCGTGTCTTCCTGCTCGACGACCACGAGGTGGTCCGCCGGGGCCTCGCCGACCTGCTCCACGCCGCCGGCGACATCGAGGTGGTGGGGGAGTCCGGGTCGGCGCCGGAGGCGGCCCGCCGGATCCCGGCCCTGCGCCCCGACGTCGCCGTCCTGGACGCCCGCCTGCCCGACGGCAGCGGCATCGACGTGTGCCGGGACGTCCGGGCGGTGGACTCGTCGATCAAGGGCCTGATCCTCACCTCGTACGAGGACGACGAGGCCCTGTTCGCCGCGATCATGGCGGGTGCCTCGGGCTACGTGCTCAAGCAGATCCGCGGCACCGACCTCGTGGACGCGGTGCGCCGGGTCGCGGCGGGCCAGTCGCTGCTGGACCCGGCCGTGACGCAGCGGGTGCTGGAGCGCATCCGACACGGCGTGGAGCAGCCGCGTGAGCTCGCGTCGCTCACCGACCAGGAGCGCCGGATCCTCGAGTACGTCGCGGAGGGGCTCACCAACCGCGAGATCGCGGGCAAGATGTTCCTCGCCGAGAAGACGGTGAAGAACTACGTGTCCAGCCTGCTCGCCAAGCTGGGCCTGGAGCGGCGAACCCAGGCGGCGGTGCTGGCCACCCGGCTGCTCGGCGAGCACCCACGTTAG